The following proteins come from a genomic window of Limnohabitans sp. 103DPR2:
- the iscR gene encoding Fe-S cluster assembly transcriptional regulator IscR: MRLTTKGRFAVTAMIDLALRQHSGPVTLAAISQRQEISLSYLEQLFGKLRRHQLVESTRGPGGGYTLAKKASDITVADIILSVDEPIDATHCGGKENCHGSTGRCMTHDLWASLNSRMVEFLDSVNLQKLVDDQLAAGHTIEDKPAIKRAISAMPVVQPVRVNAPNSVFALGNTLMKS; this comes from the coding sequence CTGCGACAGCATTCAGGCCCGGTCACTTTGGCTGCCATCAGCCAGCGTCAAGAAATCTCTTTGTCTTACCTAGAGCAGTTGTTCGGTAAGTTGCGTCGCCATCAATTGGTCGAGTCCACCCGCGGACCTGGCGGCGGCTATACCCTCGCCAAAAAAGCTTCCGACATTACCGTGGCCGACATCATTTTGTCGGTGGACGAGCCCATCGATGCCACGCATTGCGGCGGCAAAGAAAACTGCCACGGCAGCACTGGCCGTTGCATGACCCACGATTTGTGGGCCTCCCTCAACTCCCGCATGGTTGAGTTTTTGGACTCGGTCAACTTGCAAAAATTGGTTGATGACCAATTGGCCGCAGGTCACACCATTGAAGACAAGCCCGCCATCAAGCGCGCCATTTCGGCCATGCCAGTGGTTCAGCCTGTGCGCGTGAACGCCCCCAATTCCGTGTTTGCCTTGGGCAACACATTGATGAAATCTTGA